A single window of Metallosphaera hakonensis JCM 8857 = DSM 7519 DNA harbors:
- a CDS encoding helix-turn-helix domain-containing protein, with the protein MGIFKVMTISVQHQGCWTSDLDNVDASTLNYQVYPDRDYLRSRITLYPKDRAIISRMRKSNKILRINKVTSYNDVYFIDFLNRYRDSLAGWLYDKEVMFLFNRIWRGIETWGFAVTSDRTSEILREVSSYGKLMSYTLDDFKIDLGPRLSPAERRTLVTAFHRGYLDYPRRVDADTVANELGLSKVTFLHHLRNAYRKLTTHYLNSERE; encoded by the coding sequence ATGGGAATCTTTAAGGTAATGACGATTTCGGTCCAACATCAGGGCTGTTGGACCAGTGATCTAGATAACGTGGACGCGAGCACGCTGAACTATCAGGTTTACCCGGATAGGGATTACCTCAGATCGAGGATTACCCTGTATCCTAAGGACCGGGCCATCATCAGTAGGATGAGGAAGTCCAACAAGATTCTCAGGATAAACAAGGTTACCTCCTACAACGACGTTTACTTCATCGATTTCCTCAATAGGTATAGGGATTCCCTGGCCGGATGGTTATACGACAAGGAGGTCATGTTCCTATTCAATAGGATTTGGAGGGGGATAGAGACGTGGGGTTTCGCGGTGACCAGTGACAGAACATCGGAGATATTGAGGGAGGTTTCGTCGTATGGGAAACTAATGAGTTACACGTTGGACGACTTCAAGATAGATTTGGGCCCCAGGTTATCGCCAGCCGAGAGAAGGACTCTCGTAACGGCTTTCCACAGGGGATATCTGGATTACCCCAGAAGGGTGGACGCGGATACTGTGGCCAACGAGTTAGGTCTAAGTAAGGTTACCTTTCTTCATCACCTCAGGAACGCATACAGGAAGCTTACTACTCATTACCTGAACAGTGAAAGAGAGTAG
- a CDS encoding aldehyde dehydrogenase family protein, with protein sequence MIPIILGGEKVFTQDKVDVVNPGTGRPFKEISLAGRDETRHAIELAEESFHEFSRMPLSERTKILWRTAGLMEERREELAVALASESGKPIRDARVEVTRAIQLFKSTAEEAKVVLEGKTFRVDGYEYPPGNERRLVLSVREPLGVIGAILPFNFPANSFAHKVAPNLAVGNTVVVKPSTSTPFTSLLLGEILYEAGLPKGVLSVLPGSGDLVGTEIVENKKVKGITFTGSTPVGTSIASKAVLSGKRLMMEMGGSDPILIFEDADLERAVTISVKARFEYAGQNCNSGKRILVHDKIYEKFVREYVSRAKALRVGDPMNEETEVGPLISAKAVNEMEDAVRDSSEKGGKIYVGNKGNGGFYFPPTVVENANLDMVVMKKEIFGPVAPISKFSTWREAVDMANSTEYGLQAAVFTSNLKLALNVARELKAGAVIVNDSTRLRWDSLPFGGVGLSGLGGREGIRSTMLTMSEEKLISVDLE encoded by the coding sequence ATGATACCGATAATCTTGGGAGGGGAGAAGGTTTTTACTCAGGATAAGGTAGACGTGGTAAATCCTGGGACCGGTAGACCATTTAAGGAGATTTCGCTTGCGGGTAGAGATGAGACGAGACATGCAATAGAGTTAGCTGAGGAATCCTTCCATGAGTTCTCCAGAATGCCCCTAAGTGAGAGAACCAAGATCCTATGGAGAACCGCAGGGTTAATGGAGGAGAGAAGGGAGGAGTTAGCGGTCGCCTTGGCCAGTGAGTCCGGTAAGCCAATAAGGGACGCCAGGGTCGAGGTAACCCGTGCAATCCAGCTCTTTAAGTCCACCGCCGAGGAGGCTAAAGTCGTCCTTGAAGGGAAGACCTTCAGGGTAGACGGTTATGAGTACCCACCTGGGAATGAGAGGAGGCTAGTTCTGTCGGTGAGGGAACCTTTGGGTGTAATTGGGGCGATACTTCCCTTTAACTTTCCAGCTAACAGCTTCGCCCATAAGGTCGCCCCCAATCTGGCCGTAGGAAACACCGTTGTGGTGAAACCCTCAACCTCAACTCCTTTCACGAGCTTGCTTCTGGGGGAGATACTTTACGAGGCTGGACTTCCAAAGGGAGTGCTCAGCGTGCTTCCAGGAAGTGGTGACTTGGTTGGGACCGAGATTGTGGAGAACAAGAAGGTTAAAGGAATAACGTTCACTGGTTCCACTCCCGTTGGAACATCAATAGCTTCCAAGGCAGTTTTAAGTGGGAAGAGGCTCATGATGGAGATGGGAGGATCTGATCCAATACTGATCTTCGAGGACGCGGATTTGGAGAGGGCAGTGACTATCTCGGTTAAGGCGAGGTTTGAATACGCTGGACAGAACTGTAATTCTGGAAAGAGGATCCTAGTTCACGATAAGATTTACGAGAAGTTTGTAAGGGAGTATGTGAGCAGGGCGAAGGCGTTGAGGGTAGGGGATCCAATGAACGAGGAGACCGAGGTGGGTCCGCTGATATCAGCGAAAGCCGTTAATGAGATGGAGGACGCGGTTCGAGACTCCTCGGAGAAGGGAGGGAAAATATATGTGGGAAACAAGGGGAACGGAGGTTTCTATTTCCCTCCCACGGTGGTAGAGAACGCCAACTTGGACATGGTTGTAATGAAGAAGGAGATATTCGGTCCTGTGGCTCCAATATCCAAGTTCTCGACCTGGAGGGAGGCAGTAGATATGGCCAACTCCACAGAGTATGGTCTACAGGCTGCCGTGTTCACATCTAACCTGAAACTGGCCTTAAACGTTGCCAGGGAATTGAAGGCGGGGGCAGTAATAGTGAACGATAGTACTAGACTGAGGTGGGATTCCCTTCCCTTTGGAGGAGTGGGACTAAGTGGACTCGGAGGAAGGGAGGGGATAAGGAGTACAATGCTAACCATGAGTGAGGAGAAGCTAATCTCTGTGGATCTGGAATAA
- a CDS encoding fumarylacetoacetate hydrolase family protein, translated as MMRLVSFLHDGERRYGYIEGDEVKVTEGLGGRETGEEVKLSQVKLSSPFEPTAIFCTLVNSPRMLGVEGREEAKAMLGSPKFFLKLPQIVIGPGDAIVAPESGVRPEVEIGIVIAKPLKMATRDEVRKSILGYTVFNDVTAPGEMKEDIYYAYRRDPLDGKIKKMAVRGTHFRNKNRDTFAPMGPWIVTTEELSDVSGLIMRSIYGDSLVQEGSSDELVYGVEDLVMEVSRVVTVPKFSLITTGTIGYKGAEEASEYRFHSTEAKMIVEVEKIGRLENIIKPEQRQGNNLVYQK; from the coding sequence ATCATGAGGTTAGTTTCGTTTCTTCATGACGGAGAGAGAAGGTACGGTTACATAGAAGGAGACGAGGTCAAGGTTACGGAGGGGTTAGGAGGAAGGGAGACTGGCGAGGAGGTGAAGTTAAGCCAAGTGAAGCTATCTTCACCCTTTGAGCCCACAGCCATATTCTGTACACTGGTGAACTCGCCCAGAATGTTGGGAGTTGAGGGAAGAGAGGAGGCGAAGGCCATGTTGGGATCTCCCAAGTTCTTCCTCAAGCTCCCGCAAATAGTGATAGGACCTGGGGATGCCATAGTTGCCCCTGAGAGCGGAGTGAGACCGGAAGTGGAGATCGGAATAGTGATAGCCAAACCCCTCAAGATGGCTACTAGGGACGAGGTTAGGAAGTCCATACTAGGTTACACCGTCTTCAACGACGTTACGGCTCCAGGGGAGATGAAAGAGGACATATACTACGCATACAGGAGAGATCCACTGGACGGAAAGATCAAGAAGATGGCAGTGAGAGGTACTCATTTCAGGAACAAGAACAGGGACACCTTCGCTCCCATGGGTCCGTGGATTGTGACCACAGAGGAGTTGAGTGACGTTTCAGGGTTGATCATGAGGAGTATATATGGGGATTCACTGGTGCAGGAGGGGTCAAGCGACGAGTTAGTTTACGGAGTTGAGGACTTGGTGATGGAGGTCTCAAGGGTAGTCACTGTTCCCAAGTTCAGCCTGATCACTACGGGAACCATAGGGTATAAGGGGGCAGAGGAGGCCTCAGAGTACAGGTTCCACTCAACAGAGGCCAAGATGATCGTTGAGGTCGAGAAGATAGGAAGACTTGAGAATATCATAAAACCCGAGCAACGTCAAGGTAACAACCTAGTATATCAAAAATAG
- a CDS encoding 4-hydroxyphenylacetate 3-hydroxylase family protein has protein sequence MIRKGVDFIKSMKEGHHGEIYYNGEKVEDVTEHPAFKPAINTVADYYDLHWKDEYTEHLKIYNPDVGEETSITFFRPRNKEELRRLRTGISKIYDFYRGFFGRSPDYLNVWTMLFYAHADDYFGKVFGSKMMENVIEIYREAAKNDLFYTHAIVAPMYDRSRPPSQWEDPYIQVGVVRETNEGLVVRGAALLSTAGPYSERLWYLPNIRRDTDPRYSVFFSLPTESKGVKFISRRGFHPKDGFGEFEYPITSKYEEPDAIMVLDNVLIPWDRVIFYKKPEEIEGFMWHTVNLRGWFNWHFVIQHYSRTKFLAGLAISIAEAVGINNFINVQEKLGEILIYLAMYEAGMVASEELGEQLSGVYRPNPQISIAVSSMGMKALPRINEILRSISAGSSIPVPAGIRDFENPEERSLLEKYMASKGLPALERVKLFNILWDTIGSETGMRYEQYDRFSRGDPTIRWAQMYTEVYKDRKHEFVKMVRDIMDQMPNPKA, from the coding sequence TTGATCCGTAAGGGAGTAGATTTCATAAAAAGCATGAAGGAAGGACACCATGGAGAAATATATTATAATGGAGAGAAAGTTGAGGACGTAACTGAGCATCCGGCCTTTAAGCCGGCAATAAACACCGTTGCGGACTATTACGACCTACATTGGAAGGACGAGTACACGGAACACCTGAAGATATATAATCCAGACGTGGGGGAGGAGACTAGCATAACCTTCTTCAGACCCAGAAATAAGGAGGAGCTGAGGAGGCTTAGGACAGGAATCAGCAAGATATATGACTTTTACAGGGGTTTCTTTGGCAGGAGCCCAGACTATCTGAACGTCTGGACAATGCTGTTTTACGCCCATGCTGACGATTACTTCGGAAAGGTTTTCGGAAGCAAGATGATGGAGAACGTGATAGAGATATACAGGGAGGCAGCTAAGAACGATCTATTCTACACCCACGCCATAGTCGCCCCCATGTATGACAGATCTAGGCCTCCGTCCCAGTGGGAGGATCCCTACATTCAAGTCGGAGTGGTTAGGGAGACCAACGAAGGCCTAGTGGTTAGAGGGGCGGCCCTACTTTCAACTGCGGGGCCATACTCAGAGAGGTTGTGGTACCTTCCCAACATAAGGAGGGATACTGATCCTAGATACTCGGTGTTCTTCTCTCTTCCCACCGAGAGCAAGGGCGTGAAGTTCATCTCGAGAAGGGGTTTCCATCCAAAGGACGGTTTCGGAGAGTTTGAATACCCAATCACGTCAAAGTACGAGGAACCCGACGCTATCATGGTATTGGACAACGTGCTGATCCCGTGGGACAGGGTGATCTTCTACAAGAAACCGGAGGAGATAGAGGGGTTCATGTGGCATACCGTGAATTTGAGGGGTTGGTTCAATTGGCACTTCGTAATTCAGCACTACTCCAGGACCAAGTTCCTCGCAGGATTGGCAATTTCCATAGCTGAAGCTGTTGGGATAAACAACTTCATCAATGTCCAAGAGAAGCTGGGGGAGATATTGATATATTTGGCCATGTATGAGGCGGGGATGGTTGCCTCAGAGGAATTGGGTGAGCAATTGTCTGGAGTGTACAGACCCAATCCTCAGATCTCCATTGCAGTGAGTTCCATGGGAATGAAGGCGTTACCCAGGATAAATGAGATCCTGAGGTCCATAAGCGCCGGTTCCTCTATTCCAGTCCCTGCGGGGATTAGGGACTTCGAGAACCCTGAGGAGAGATCTCTCCTGGAGAAGTACATGGCATCCAAGGGACTACCTGCCTTGGAGAGGGTGAAGCTATTCAACATACTGTGGGATACCATAGGATCAGAGACCGGCATGAGGTATGAACAATACGACAGATTCAGCAGGGGTGACCCAACGATTAGGTGGGCGCAGATGTACACTGAGGTCTATAAGGACAGGAAGCACGAGTTCGTGAAGATGGTTAGGGACATCATGGACCAGATGCCCAATCCTAAGGCCTAG
- the hpaD gene encoding 3,4-dihydroxyphenylacetate 2,3-dioxygenase: MLDILRVSHVVYRVADLEKAVFFYRDLLGFVETERNGDEVFLRGVEEGQHHSLVLRKSSSPGLSYASLRVKRPEVLDEARERFDELGIRYRRAKERGVEDALLFEDPQGLPIMLYHDMEYVGDRRLKFHEYRGVTPVRIDHINFMVRDLDAEVEFYTKLLGFTETETFLDREGKKTVSWMTRIGHSHEIAIARSSRNVPGFHHATFYVHDVRDIIRAADIVSSAQMWDSLERGPGRHGVTQGFYVYLRDGDKNRIEFFTGDYFVLDPDKWKPIAWTWDQLRYRSDFWGREVPESWLHEWVPVEDITGKLRGWNN; this comes from the coding sequence ATGTTGGATATATTACGAGTCTCTCACGTTGTTTACAGGGTAGCTGACCTAGAGAAGGCGGTCTTTTTCTACAGGGATCTCCTGGGTTTCGTGGAGACTGAAAGGAACGGCGACGAGGTCTTCCTCAGGGGAGTTGAGGAGGGGCAACACCATAGCCTGGTTTTAAGGAAGTCGAGCTCCCCTGGTCTTTCCTATGCCTCCCTTAGAGTGAAAAGGCCTGAGGTTCTCGATGAGGCCAGGGAAAGGTTCGATGAGCTGGGTATAAGGTACAGGAGGGCTAAGGAGAGAGGGGTGGAAGACGCTTTACTTTTTGAGGATCCCCAAGGGCTTCCCATAATGCTGTATCACGACATGGAATACGTTGGAGACAGGAGGCTCAAGTTCCACGAGTACAGGGGCGTGACCCCGGTTAGGATAGATCACATAAACTTCATGGTGAGGGACCTGGACGCTGAGGTGGAGTTCTATACCAAATTGTTGGGGTTCACTGAGACCGAGACCTTCCTTGATAGAGAGGGTAAAAAGACGGTCTCTTGGATGACGAGGATTGGTCACTCCCATGAGATCGCCATAGCTAGAAGCTCAAGGAACGTGCCGGGCTTCCATCACGCCACCTTTTACGTTCATGACGTTAGAGACATAATCAGGGCAGCCGATATTGTTTCCTCTGCCCAAATGTGGGATAGCCTGGAGAGAGGACCTGGAAGGCACGGGGTTACGCAGGGTTTCTACGTTTACCTTAGGGACGGAGATAAGAACAGAATCGAGTTCTTCACCGGAGACTACTTCGTCCTGGATCCGGATAAATGGAAGCCGATTGCCTGGACTTGGGACCAGCTCAGGTATAGATCCGACTTCTGGGGAAGGGAGGTCCCAGAGTCGTGGCTTCACGAATGGGTTCCCGTGGAAGATATCACGGGTAAATTACGGGGGTGGAATAATTGA